The Xenopus tropicalis strain Nigerian chromosome 1, UCB_Xtro_10.0, whole genome shotgun sequence DNA segment gggggggcctaacattttgccacccccaagtgacgtagcctttccttctcctttaagcatttgtGTGTattctatgtaactatgtattgctTTTACTGCAGGGCAGCTGCTCATGTGCCAGTGCATAAAGAAGTACAAAACCTATTCATATATTtacagatacattatatatacacatattagcTCATTTGTAATGGTGTTTGGGAGGGTGGAAGGAGGCCCTTACGGGGGGGAAGGGGCAAAATAGGTAACAAGTAGGCTTTGTtacataataattataattaataataggAGTAATGCTTGTTCGTTTTTATATGTGATGCAGTGGTCAGGACTAGGGCCAGTGCCTAATTATGTATTACTTTTAAACAACTGCCTATAGATTGTTAGACACACATAAAATAGAGTTATATGTTTGAAATGTATCTGTATTTGAAACACACTTTATGTTGGCATACTATAATTGCAGTTTCTTAAATTGGATATAAAAATGTTAtcttattatttgcagttttgtcCACCCTCGCTTTGGGCCCATCAAGTGCATCCGAACTATGAAAGCTGTGGAAAAGGATGAAGAACTCACTGTGGCCTATGGATATGACCATAGCGTTACAGGGAAAAATGGCCCAGAGGCACCTGAGTGGTACCAGCAGCAGCTGACAGCATTTCAAGCTACTCAGCAAAAGTGAACAGTAGTTTGTTTCGGTACATTGAGTAATAGGATCTATGCATTACATTTCTACAGAAGACTGATCATCCCAAGATTATTTTCACAGACCTGTCTCAAGACAGAGATTTTCTAGAGTATTAAAATGAACTGTTCTTGTAGTCAAAATATATCGTAGTTTTGTGACAGTGTTTAaccttaaaaggaaaaaaatgctatttagcaggtaattgtgttattttttttctaatcctTTTTTCCAGTGTCAAACATATACAAGGAAATAATAAGTCATTCTAGACCGTTTTTTCTTTGCTATGTATACATTTTAGGGCTCAATATATTGTCCTTTTTCGTGTATACATGCCTATTGTGATGGTTACAAGGTAACTGTATTTTGATATTCTAGATTACGCTAGTAGAACTTTTGCTGTTTAGGCTTTCTGGTTGAAATAACTGATTTGATCgcttttgttttattaattaccGGTATGCTGTGGAATTCTTTACTCATGATTGctggaatatttattttattttattttggtgtGTCCATAAAATAGTGTTGAGAGTTAACTATATTCTTTCATTCCTGTGACGAAAAATATGATCTGATCCATATCTGAATTATTACTCTCGAAGGCCCAAACAGCTCTGCAAGAAGCTCAGAATAAAGCAATGATTTAAAGTAGTCCCTCCAGCATTTGCAGGTTGCCAGTCTGGTTGTGGTTtctaaaatgcaatttttaggttaaaaaaacCAGCAAACTACAATATTTGTTAGGGTGAAaccacacggagctacttgtagcagcttttaaaatagacaatgctgatcatttactgataattgtctctatgtgtgttttagcagaggcaattctcagtattgtctatggcagggtattttctctggtttagtagccatgaaaaagcagctgctgctagtagctccgtgtgtctgctTAACCCCCATAACTATATTCCTTTTACACAACAGTATCTGATGTGTGTTTGTTGTTTTTAGGCAGTCTGAATCCTTGACAACCAAtcttgaaaaaggaaatcatttaaaaaaaatttaattatttaattaaaatggagtctatgggagatgggctttcctgtaatttggagctttctggataacggatcccataactgtattgaGAGAACTGACTTCAaaataatatattctttattttaaacaaaGCTTGTGTATATGATTTTAATATTAATTAGTATATTAATACTATATTTAACTAATGAACCAGTCAGTGTTATGACAATGACACATGGGTTATTGTGGCATTTTGTCTCCCTGGCTATTAGTAGCACATGGTTCCAGTTGCCTCAGATGTAAAGCACTTTTGTCCATGGCATAGCTGCTCGTTGGGCACCTTAAAACTCCAAATTGCCCATTCACGttgagatccgctcacttggcatatgtagggccaaacgatcgaattataacgggtgcaatgggcgcagtcggttctgTCCTGTATTTAATGCAATGGCTGCCattaagtctaaaggtggccatacacgggccgattgtagctgccgatatcgcaacggcttgttgatgcggtccccgatctgtgtaaatcttttaacctgcccgatcgatctctggccaatttcaggccagatatcggttgggcatgcccctcgttcctgcccctacacgggccgataagctgcagaatcggtccaagggaccgatatcggcagcttatcggccctttAGACTTAATGGCAGCCATTGCATTAAATACAGGGCTCTGCTGGTGTTTCTTAGCTTGCACATTTTAATGATATACAAGCTGGGGGCATCCGAGGAGATGCCTATGTACAACCCCCAGCtctcttaaggctaatgccagacgaggcgtaggacggatattttcggcaagcggaaagcGCTTGCTGAacattccgccctacgcctcctacatgtgcctgcacccgaatgaatgagatatgctcgggtgcaggcacatgtagccgatatacgcataaaaacgcgactttgcattatctcgtgttttcatgcgtatatcggctacatgtgcctgcacccgagcgtatctcattcattcgggtgcaggcacatgtaggaggcgtagggtggaattttcagcaatcgcttttccgcttgcagaaaatatccaccctacgcctcatctggcattagcctaagatgaACACAGGCAGTGCTTTATGGATCACTATTACCCTAATGACTTGGGGTTAGTTGACATTTCTGGGATTGCTTATCATTAATGAGATTAGGTAAGGTAATAGTAAATTCAGAACCCCATTGCTCTTATTATGATTGTGATGTATATTACAATCTGCcccaattattttatatattcagtGTATGAAATGATACTCTGACACTTGCAGATGTCAGCCTGTCTATAATATAGTTTCACCTTTGTCCTTGTTCTAATTGGCGTATAGAATATAGTACCCAAGTCACACTTACTGCTGGTGCTAAGGCAAACTACTGTACTACAGTTTCATGCTTAACTAGATGGAAATGGGGAGCGCTTTTGCCATAATTTTGTTTCAGGTGACAGTTGTTtcttgtaagggctctggcacacgggggagattagtcacccgcgacaaatctcccttgtcgctggtgagtaatctccccaaaatgccatcgcaccagcaaaaaaaaaaaaaaaaaaaggcgaaaAAATAAATCTTTGTATCGGTTTGTAGAGAAATTTAAATGTTTATCGAAAGAGAAAGACTTAACACAGACTTGCCCGTATTAAATAATGTATAACTTACTATGTTCAGCTTCCTGTGCATATTTATGCCTTATTATTTTGATGGGCAGATTGTTACAGTTGGTTCACCAGTGGGTATTATACCAGATCTGTGGCCAAGGAGAGTGGTGCTCAAAGGATCTCaaccaatataaaaaaaacatgaaaaagtttaatgtaataaaacatttgaCAATCAACACATAACATTTTTGAAGCAGTATCGGGCTACAAACTGTTCCAGAAGAGGCCTTGTAGACAACAAACTGAATGTACATTGGccataaaacagaaaaatatatgtgGTGGGAAAACAAAAACTCATTACAATACAAACCTGGATAAATTGCATCAACAAAGAGGAACTGCGGCAACAAGTTAGAGGCTTACTGACAGGGACAGAAATACATTGCAAGATAAGTGCatacactaaaaaaaataaataaataaccgcAAAATTAGATCAGCATGTCTGTCACCCAGTATCAACAAATACTCTATTTTATGCATAGCATAACATAAAGAAATATAACACGATTTAAGAAGCACAAAATCTGGACCCTAAGCAATAGAACAAGACTGAAATAGCAAGCAGGAGAAGCTCTGAACTAAAGCAACAGCAATTCTAAAGCCCAGCATTTTGGCACTTGTATGACAGCATTCCAAGAAGGACTTTAACTTTTCGGAGAGCAAATGTTGATTCTAGTCCTCATTACGTAACTAAAATTATTACTGTTACTACACTGTTTGTTGTTTCTTTGTTTATCCCATGTTTCTGGCAGTGTGTTTGCCTCAGTAACACCAGCGTAGAAGCAGAGGTATTGATTAGCAAGCTACACTTGCAGCAggcaaaatataattatataattgagTTAAAATGAACCCCCTGCCATTAGGGCTCCAAGAGAAAGAGTACACACATGGTGGAGCAAAAAAGTTTTGAATTCTAGATGCTGAGATTCAAGGTATTTTAGCATGAGCTTTGAATATAGATTTGCTGTGTTGTGATATTATTGGAATTGGACCTGTGACTGAACAGCAGATATAAAACGGCACTGAAGTTGGTTTCTTATTTGGCCAGTTTCTTATTCAGTCAGTGAATAAGTAACTGGtgatttaaagaaataaataaccTTGGGCCAGGGATTTAAAAGTCCACATTAATTGACAGGGTTGCCCTACATAAACTACAACTTGTTCCAGCCTGGCCCGAAACGATTCTGGGCAGGAAAACTGGCACCAATGGGGCAATAGTTTCTTATTCGGTCCAATGAATAagtttaaagggttaaatgacctTGGGCCCCTAATGTCAACCTATTGTAGGCAGGGGTGCCCCGCATTATGTGCAGCCCGGCCTGGCCTGGCCCAAAAAGGTTCTGGGCAGGAAAAGTGGTATCAAATTGAAAATTGTTGCAATCAAGTTATTATACCACAGTATAGCGCTGAATGAACTTTCTTCTGCTCATTGTTGCAATTCTGCCTATTTAAATATGTAACCATGGTGCTGAAGGGGTTAAACTACCTTGGGCCACTGATGTCAACCCATATATTTGTACGCTTTTCCTGCCCAGAACCTTTTCGAGCCAGTCTGGAATGGGATGCATACAATGCGGGGCACCCCTGCCTGCATATATATAGGTTGAAATTAGTGGCCCAGGGTGATTTAACTCTTTAAATCATTAGTTATTCATCCGACCGAATAGAAACTATTGCTGCTTTAGTGCCAGTTTCCAGGCCAGGCTGGAACAAGTTGTAGTTTATGTAGGGCAACACTGTCTATGAATGTGGATCTTTAAATCCTTGGCCCAAGgtcatttatttctttaaaacaccAGTTATTCACTGGATAAGATACCAACTTCAATACATGAAACAAAAACtggccaaataaaaaaaactatttcaacGGTGTGGATATACAGGTGTCTCAAACCAAAAGTATCTGGAAAGCACAGGGTTATTGGGAGTCACCCGGGGGTGTGCGGTGCTTTCCTAGCTGCTGTCTTGCTAAGGAGGGGCCTCAGGTATAATAGCTGGGCGGGGCCAGCACTTGGTGCACTTGTCAGGGGCTGGCCCGGATGCTTTACCTGTACACACATTTCCAGGAACAACTCTCTGTTTTTACTTTGTTAGAAGACAAAGGTGCGGCACTTAGTTCTGCTCCTCGCTTCTCTGGTGCGACACGGAATGCTGCTGTGACAAAAGTGAGTGGGAAGCCATGTGTGATTCTCCCAGCCAACTTGCTTGAGATTCGCTGGGACAGCAACACACAAACAGAGCCTCACAGAAAGCAGAAACCTGACCGGGGGAGGGATCTGATCTCATTACTGCTGACTTTTTTTCATCTCCACTGGACAAAGGTTCATACCTGGTGTGTCTAAGCCTTATAACATGCCAACCCTCCTTGTTATGCTGGCTTCTTCCTATTCAGTGTGAGGGCTTGGGTTAATTGCTTCGGATGAAGCTAGCCCATACTTCCCATTCATACCCTCCTGATTCTTTTATAAATGCCCTGCACTTGAATCCCTGCTAGCTGAAGTTTAGCAGGCTTGGCTTTATCCCAGCATGACATCACATTGTAATCTCCCGAGACTATCCCGCCAGATATTTTCAGCATACCCAATTTAGTTAACTTTCcgttgttttttttctctgcactCTTTCTTCTCTGCTTGGTGCTGCTATCCCTCCTAGTGTTTATGCCTCCTCTTTCAACAGTATAAATGTTTGCTCAAGTACAAGGCATAAATACTgaaaggtagtgatgagcaaatctgtccctttttgctttgcagaaaaattcacaaaactactgaaaaatttgtaaacCAGCGACCGCAACTTTTTAGACGCGACAGTGAATCTTCTCGgtgaaattttgcagaagtttctctaaacaattcgccaatggcaaaatgcagaattttgctgcaaatccatgcctggtgaaaaaattttctcatcactactgaaaGGGTATGGCAGCGTCAGAGCACACTGGAGGGGCTAAGGGTGGTGGAGTGCATAGAGCGAAAAGAAATACTTTGCATTATGGCTTTGTGGATAAATTCACAGTAGGGCatttgaaatgctgggggccaaaATGTAGGATGGAATGCTTGTGCAACGCTGAAGGTGTCACAGCGTCGTGGAATGTTTAGAGCcacaatacagtatattgtaaagtAGGGACCATTGTTTGTAAACCCTACCgtaacactgtcccactgtgccccttagttttgctatagaagttgccaaaaacttaattatagatgcaagtaaattcactaatgagaattctgctgatcaaaaactttattataaatgcaaaataattgaccaAGGAGAATGCTGAATAGCAGCACTGTCTGatgcatcttgctgttatcttgtATATAGAGATAATCATGTCTTTTTTCaattcattatatgacacagggatAAGACATGGGTAtgaaggacagacttgttcagtgctgggaaactgtgattttgctccaattgctggaacaaaGAACATTGTACcacatttacacagatcagctgggattctcttGCATCTTAATGCAactgctggccctggagattttggggaaagttttggaaaagttttattgtgcaatattgctttaagaacacaacaatgatgttgctgaactagaactcccagcatgccttaaccttaattatattaatgttatattgttctgggatttgtagtccagcaacagctgagtaaagtttggttgagcagttcaGCACAGccgggtttagtaccccttttaAAATTCCTTAAAGTGCATCTTATGCTGGTCAAGTGTGGATTTGTAAAATAGACTTATTTGGGGGTGTGACCATAAAGTGGGCGTGGTAACAAAAATTGTTGGTGCAATACACACAGTACATGGTTTTTgttcctctttttatttttcatgttgaGAGGTATAGGATAAGGATCTCGGTGCCTTGGGAGAGTGATTGTTCTTTGTGCCTCACAACTATGGATATAGGCATAATGGGGTCCCTCACAACTATGGACTTAGGCATAATGATTCCAAGGTCACTAAATGCACTGCTTGGTCTATTATAGTATCTACCATAAAATCACCTTTATCAATATGCCTATTGATTTTAACTGGGTACTGCAGTATAATGATTAGTCTCCAAccgggccggatttgtcttctgggcgccctgaggccgcccccatgGTCGAATGCGCAAATATTTACACTCCCAtactgagcagtggggagaggtccccattgctccatatgggagccaaatttaaaaatgttgttgtggtGGGGCATTTTGTTGCAGCATTCCATATGTGAAgccctttccactggtgactccgaTTGTTGCCGATGGACagatctatcgcgggtgactaacaTGCTACGTGGGACATAAGCCTTATCAGTTATGTAGACTTTGCGGCCATTGAAAGATAAGTGGGGCGACCGGGaaccaattaaaaaatattaggaACCCCCCCCAGGTACTTTAATAAAGGCTCAACTCACTCCTTCAGGATCATAAGTAACATAGTATGCTTTCATGTATGGTCTGAGCCATCTTTATCAGAATAATGTTTAGTAGCTCATAAACCTAGTTATAGAACAGATGCTGACTTCAAACTCTCTCTCCTATAAACTACTCCATCTTAATTCATTAATAGCCCACTTTTAAATATCTTTCATGGATAGCTTTGCCAACTTTTCTGGAAATAATTACTGGCCtacctatatttttgtttttgtccatattaataacattgacataaCGGATCATTTTTACCTGCCAGGTGGCAACACTAATAaatgcatttgttattttttctatGTTTAGGACACAATAAATTCCCCATCTTTGCTAGAGTAAGGTAATTTCTATTGCCTTTCTGATGGATCGCTACCGCTACTTTATTTTCAACCAGAGGAGCATGGTGGTGTTGGGGATCCTTCAGATAGCATGTGCTGGGATTTCCATTGTGTCTGGCTTCATGGATGGAGCATTCAGAAGAGAATCCACCCTTGGAAGAACtagggctccactatgggctggGCTGGTAATATTACGTACTTTTATATGAACATCTATGTGGTAATAGAAAGTCTCTGTCAGTACCTGTGGCAGAGAAAAGGCCCCATATGCCCTTGGGCATTggtgcagttactgctcctgcacaCATAGTAGATCTGCCACAGTAATATTGTGATcactttttaaatgaataaagttaataatagttaattattattattataattattatagtcACAATTAGCTGTGatgcattttcttaaaaaattatttatttaattatttttaatgcagggtattttatataaaatatctgGTTTGGGATAGTAAACTATATTGCAGGAATCGATGATCTTACAGATCATGTATCTAGGAAAAGATCTTGGGAGGTAAGCAGGTATCATAGCCAAACTGATACGTGAAATTCTCTGTTTTTGCAGATTATGACCATACCTGGAGTTCTGGCTTTATTTtcatcacagaaaaaaaacccagttctagtaagatttttgctttgtttcattAAATAAGGTTAGGACATTCTTGCATAAAAACCGAGTGGTAGTGCCAAACAGCAGAGTGTACAGAGATTTATTTTAAATGAGCACTCATTGCAGGTAGTGCGTCACATCATATTGTTACTGTTTGGTTCATTTTCAAGGTCCTGACCTTATTTTAATTGATGTGGTAAATGTACTCCAAGGCTGAGGTATTCAGGCAAGTTTAGAAATTATATCAAGATGAGGAATATATCGGCCTCCATGCACTGTCTACCCACTCACAAGATTCATATGGTGGCTGCTTTGCAAAAGTATTAATGTCATTAAAGGACCATTTGGTTTCAAATGCTACGCTCAGTGTGGCAACATGTTGGCTacacccactttgtggccacattcattttaccaaaacataaccTTACCTGCTAGTATAATTATTATAGAAAATGATAATTACTatagataatcagcatattaacacCAGCTGTGCCAGTgtaatcactgtagaaatgaccaatgagcactccattaatccCAGACAAGCCAATAAGCACTCTGTTAACTAcacacatgccagtaagatcactagaTAAATTGAAAGCATTACCTACCTTTGCACAAGCAGAATACTAAAAGCAAAGATTTCTTTCTGCTCCCACACTGCTTGGTATTTTCTTTCTCTGCCTGGCTTAAACTACTgtgaaaaaaatccaagatgtcCTTGCATTCCACACCATGCACGGCCATCTTGACATTTTTCCAAAAAGCAGGGAGTGCAATGGTGGGAGAGGAAGGCAGAGGTGGCTGTGGTGGCATGGGGGTAGGGTTTATAGGGAGTGAGTGGAAAAAATTAAAGacaaatcggggggggggggcttttgccCCTTTATTAAAGTGGCCCTGGGATGCTTATATATAATAGTAAAATGTTTCCCCAGCAAGAGGCCTATACAATAAGAAGCCTCATGTATAGGGAGCCCTCTGTGAGAGAGCAGGTGAATGTTACTGTGGGATGCTTTTTGGCTGCTCCTGCAGAAGCATTGCTCTAAGCAAGCTACTCCTTAGCACTTCACTTTAGGAGATCTGCTGCAGACTCTGGTTATAAATTGGCAATAAAGGCTCTATCCTTATGCCCCAGTCCTGTGATGGAACATAACTGTAAGCATTTCATTATATGTGTAAAAAATATCATGTCGCACATTCTTTTTAGATGTTTCCCATTTTAtataacatttgtgtttttctccCCTACTAGGTTAATGCACTTATTGCTGCTTCGGTTTTTTCATGTTTTACCACCCTGATTGTTATTGTTTATGCTTCCCTGACACTTGGATATGGGGAGGACGATGATGACATTTTTTCTTCGCCTCCACATGTTATTCATGCAGTGAGTACCAATACTTAGATTTATTGTTCTGTTTGAAGGCCATGCTGTTGGATTATACGCCACTACTGATGTAACTAATCTGTAATGCAATATAATAACATGGTTCTGGTAGAATTATGTGACTTAAAGAGACAGGGTATAGGTTATTGTATCAACACTTACATCACCTTTAggacaggtatgggggtgttgtTACCGAGGAGATGTCTCAGAATACCCCTGCCTGCATTATGCTTAAACTGTCCATTTTATTTCAAATGTAGTTGTATTGACTTATTTGTGAATAATAGCATAAACCTATATTGTAACTGCTTATCAGTAATGCCTCATTGGGCATCCAGCAGTTACACTTTTCAAAAAAGAAACCTGGAAACAGCCAGACGATGCTTCTCATGTTTCTGTATTTACGTAGCCTATAGCACATGGTAACAAACACAGTGATAATGTGCAGTTAGAGGCAGGATCGCTATGGCTTTTCCTGATATGAAAGCTGATTGACAAATTACATTGCTGTAATCTTTTCAAAATCATTTTTGTGTCTTTTGTGTTCTGTAGTTTGGAAGCTGTTTTTCTTCATGTTCATAATaatttttttcatcctttttatAGAGATTTATCCTGGGTAAGCTTGTTCAAGGTGCAAATATAGCAATGTTGATTGCATCGGTCTCCAGCCTTTGCGTTGCTCTGTGCATTGCATACATGGGTTGCAGAAGCCTGCCACAATGCATGTGCTATGATGATATTACTGGAATGGTGAGCATTTTGAAACAAAATAgtaaattacaaattgtttttgtATAAAACTGGCTCAGTGGCTATCTTCAAACCTACAAAATATAAATCCAAAGAGTCATTTCTACAGGTCACAGAATCTATTTATATAATATccacattcacttttttttttacagaagacTTTTGCACCCAAGGCTGCAAATTTTCAGCTGGTTTTTACAAaacctttgtaaaagattcagccaaatatgaATTAGGCTAGAGAAGGGTTAGAGAATCGTTTCCATGTTTATGTAGCATGTGGATTTGGCAAAATCCGAATCCttctgaaaaaggctgaatcccggATTCGCTGCATCCTGAGTTTTTAGCACAGCATAACTTAGAGCGGAAATATTGGTTAATTCAGGGTTCATTAAATAGGCTTGTTCAAACAGCTGGTTCTTTAGGGAGTATTTTCTGGGAAGGTAAcacactgataggtcctgaaagGTGATCCCAGACAGACAGAAGTTCACAAGAAGTCCTGCAGTAAGGAATGTGTTGAGCGCAGAAGAGAGATGAAGGACAGACATAAAACATTACAGTAAACAATATAACTGGCATAGGGTTCTTCACTGAAAATGTCACAGATCAAGCTGCTAGAACTTTATGGATTGCTTTCTATTATAGCCCACTCAACTTGCACAGGAGacctatatttttaaacaatataatgTGCTTTCTAGGAATTCCATCGGTTCTGCATAGAACTCAAGTTATTAAACTGACTCTTGTACTATTGCACTTAACACTAATAGAACTAATATTGAACATTAATATGTGAAGAgtaatgtcagtatctctttaaacctTTGGTATAACATTAAATTGCACAAAGACCTATAATTTAGTATAATTCATTgtgaaaaagagaaggaaatggCATAATAGCATTATGCAGCAACCTGGGCAAAAATGTGTCGTACTTCAGTAATCTATGACAACTAATCAGATGATTGTTATTATTAaagtttataaagtgccaacgtATTCCACATTGCtgtgcaataaatgggtgtatacactgaacatacttGATTACATATAAAAACAACCAAATAACCAGTATGACCGACAGAGTAGGCCCTGCCTAAAAGAACTTGCAATCTAATAAATGTTCTCATTATTTTAAATGAGCTAAGCCATTAAACTCTGCTCTGGGCCAACCAACCAATTAGCCAGTAAAGTTCTGACTGTATAAACATAAGCAAAGGTGGGTGCAGTTTTTTGaaactttaaataatatatactaGCTCTAGCTTGTTAATTGGCTTGATAGTATCTTCCCTTATTCTGAACCCAAATAAACATCACAGAGCATATGTTCTCTCCCTTTCTGTTCTACACTGTTCACCCCTATTCTACTCCCCTCCGTCTTCATTGTCTTACACTTCTCTCTTCTTAAGATTCTTTTCTGTAAGCCCATTTTCCCTtgcctttttgtgtttttttttttttttttagcttttacaACCCTTTTCCTCTTAAATGATGTTTTCTCCTTCTACTTCTTCTGTACTGTTTCTCTCCTAGTTGCCACTTCACCTTTACTTGCTCCCAGCTTTGTATACATAGATTTCTGTTCCCTCTGAGCTCTTTAAAATGTATTGCCTACAGTGAATAGCTTCAGATCTGTCTAACTAGAAGCAATGTTTCTGCCGCTGTCACTAAAGCAGTGATTGTCTCTTTGCAGGACTGGTTACACCCTGAGGATGAGCAGCCTCAGACTGTTGAACTTGTTTGCACTTTCAGAGGTGAGATTTCTATTTCAGGACCTGATGCACAAAAGATTATATGGTTTATAAAAATCAGATGTTGGCTGAAATTAAAGAAATTAATGAAGATATATAAATGCCAAATTTTAAGACATTAACTCTTGCACACTTTTTTTTGGTGTGATTTGAATGTATTAAAgggatatagtaacatagtaagttgaattgaaaaaagacatacgtccatcacgttcaaccataatataATCCCGCTTGATATCTGTATTTTTGTCGGTAGAGTTGGCAATGCTAATTAGAGGTTGGAGAGACTT contains these protein-coding regions:
- the LOC733556 gene encoding uncharacterized protein LOC733556 isoform X2, coding for MLYLYTHFQEQLSVFTLLEDKGAALSSAPRFSGATRNAAVTKVNALIAASVFSCFTTLIVIVYASLTLGYGEDDDDIFSSPPHVIHARFILGKLVQGANIAMLIASVSSLCVALCIAYMGCRSLPQCMCYDDITGMDWLHPEDEQPQTVELVCTFRGGDERIFNSASQFTDCNTETEEEFSRPPPYVRFS
- the LOC733556 gene encoding uncharacterized protein LOC733556 isoform X1; its protein translation is MDRYRYFIFNQRSMVVLGILQIACAGISIVSGFMDGAFRRESTLGRTRAPLWAGLIMTIPGVLALFSSQKKNPVLVNALIAASVFSCFTTLIVIVYASLTLGYGEDDDDIFSSPPHVIHARFILGKLVQGANIAMLIASVSSLCVALCIAYMGCRSLPQCMCYDDITGMDWLHPEDEQPQTVELVCTFRGGDERIFNSASQFTDCNTETEEEFSRPPPYVRFS
- the LOC733556 gene encoding uncharacterized protein LOC733556, whose product is MVVLGILQIACAGISIVSGFMDGAFRRESTLGRTRAPLWAGLIMTIPGVLALFSSQKKNPVLVNALIAASVFSCFTTLIVIVYASLTLGYGEDDDDIFSSPPHVIHARFILGKLVQGANIAMLIASVSSLCVALCIAYMGCRSLPQCMCYDDITGMDWLHPEDEQPQTVELVCTFRGGDERIFNSASQFTDCNTETEEEFSRPPPYVRFS